Proteins encoded together in one Amblyomma americanum isolate KBUSLIRL-KWMA chromosome 1, ASM5285725v1, whole genome shotgun sequence window:
- the LOC144136714 gene encoding uncharacterized protein LOC144136714 — protein MPTPFYSGDEVGGNEQDWNNEGFRARVQDTLRLLTALEQLPGTDPMLLDVLRFLILQELVMDLNSVLNQQAAEGEPAMPEPADEAPFSIGSAVEEATRQMYDQLRNRQGEEQPSDLQSHLAAVSSAAVPHVNSDHSGGQKTPPTAEPNPREPDC, from the exons ATGCCGACGCCTTTCTACAGCGGCGACGAGGTTGGGGGCAACGAGCAGGACTGGAACAACGAGGGCTTCCGAGCCCGCGTCCAGGACACCCTTCGCCTCCTCACCGCGCTGGAGCAGCTGCCAG GTACCGACCCCATGCTGCTGGACGTCTTGCGGTTCCTGATACTGCAGGAGCTAGTCATGGATCTGAATTCGGTGCTAAACCAGCAGGCGGCAGAGGGGGAACCTGCAATGCCTGAACCCGCGGACGAGGCTCCGTTCAGCATCGGGAGCGCCGTGGAGGAAGCCACTCGCCAGATGTACGACCAGCTGCGGAACAGGCAGGGGGAGGAGCAGCCGAGCGATCTGCAGAGCCACCTCGCTGCCGTCTCTTCAGCGGCGGTGCCACACGTGAACAGCGACCACAGTGGAGGGCAGAAGACACCTCCCACCGCGGAACCGAACCCTCGAGAGCCAGACTGTTGA